Proteins found in one Massilia sp. H6 genomic segment:
- the moaD gene encoding molybdopterin converting factor subunit 1: MKITLRYFASVREAVGLAQEAIALPGEAATVGEVRAALVARGGAWAEALGPERPLRMAHQQVMCGPEQPVDDGAEVAFFPPVTGG; the protein is encoded by the coding sequence ATGAAAATCACATTGCGGTATTTTGCTTCCGTGCGCGAAGCAGTAGGCCTGGCCCAGGAAGCGATCGCATTGCCTGGCGAGGCCGCCACCGTCGGCGAAGTACGCGCCGCCCTGGTGGCGCGAGGTGGCGCATGGGCCGAGGCGCTTGGCCCTGAGCGCCCCTTGCGCATGGCGCACCAGCAAGTGATGTGCGGGCCGGAGCAGCCAGTGGACGATGGCGCCGAGGTGGCGTTTTTTCCGCCCGTGACCGGCGGATAG
- a CDS encoding TNT domain-containing protein, with protein MAAKAAGWKKPDGNRWYPPNDGFHGAPTRKKLAVGTKLDRYGGEHGRILARNCASYEGRASPPGTDKLAPYHQYEVTKRIAVKSGPATPWFDEVGKGAQYETEKSVEQLIALGCLMRIS; from the coding sequence ATGGCTGCGAAAGCTGCAGGTTGGAAAAAACCCGATGGTAATCGGTGGTATCCACCTAATGATGGGTTTCATGGAGCGCCAACTAGAAAGAAATTGGCCGTTGGTACTAAACTGGATCGTTATGGTGGAGAACACGGTCGTATTCTAGCTCGAAATTGTGCTTCGTACGAGGGACGTGCGTCGCCACCTGGGACCGATAAACTAGCCCCATATCATCAATATGAAGTCACCAAGCGAATTGCCGTAAAATCGGGGCCAGCAACACCATGGTTTGATGAGGTTGGGAAGGGCGCCCAATATGAGACTGAAAAGTCAGTAGAACAGTTAATTGCTTTAGGTTGCTTAATGAGAATTTCATGA
- a CDS encoding antibiotic biosynthesis monooxygenase, whose translation MYAIYFKWKVTSGHERDFEHAWRELTELIRDERGALGSRLHRCADGHYFAYAQWPSELVWATQPEPTTRMVELRKQMRACAELVDGPLQGEVVADLLVTAAPD comes from the coding sequence ATGTACGCGATTTACTTCAAATGGAAAGTGACCTCTGGTCATGAGCGAGACTTCGAGCACGCCTGGCGGGAACTCACCGAGCTCATACGCGACGAGCGAGGCGCTCTGGGGTCACGTCTGCATCGGTGCGCTGACGGCCACTATTTTGCGTATGCCCAATGGCCGTCCGAACTCGTGTGGGCTACACAGCCCGAGCCGACTACTCGCATGGTCGAGTTGCGCAAGCAAATGCGTGCATGCGCCGAACTTGTAGATGGCCCGCTTCAGGGTGAGGTCGTTGCCGACCTTCTGGTAACGGCAGCTCCCGACTGA
- a CDS encoding RHS domain-containing protein, with protein sequence MYGWDGDMLALESSVRQGYAADERTVHYVYERDSFVPLVQATRSRALRLAPTTDVKALLAGNDGKYDIALDPLWNGEYEHEAEPFGKEEIAFYQCDHLGTPQELTDCEGKVAWSAQYKAWGQQRRRSAMRRTGLGYGIRFGSRDNTLMKRPDYITTGIVTRFRHGALPHARSDWSTLRHQYLCIRPEPCRLDRSARAIWQFGTEKNIPSCCRKE encoded by the coding sequence ATGTACGGCTGGGACGGCGACATGCTGGCCCTGGAAAGCAGCGTGCGCCAGGGCTATGCGGCGGACGAACGGACCGTGCACTATGTGTACGAGCGCGACAGCTTCGTTCCGCTGGTGCAGGCCACCCGAAGCCGGGCACTTCGACTGGCCCCTACCACCGATGTGAAAGCGCTGCTAGCGGGCAACGACGGCAAGTACGATATTGCTCTTGATCCGCTGTGGAATGGTGAGTACGAACATGAAGCCGAGCCGTTCGGTAAGGAAGAGATCGCCTTCTATCAATGCGATCATCTGGGTACGCCGCAGGAGTTGACGGACTGTGAGGGCAAGGTCGCGTGGTCGGCGCAGTACAAGGCGTGGGGACAGCAAAGGAGGCGATCAGCGATGCGGCGAACAGGGCTGGGATATGGAATCCGATTCGGTTCCAGGGACAATACTTTGATGAAGAGACCGGACTACATTACAACCGGCATCGTTACTCGATTCCGACATGGCGCGCTACCTCACGCAAGATCCGATTGGTCTACTCTGCGGCATCAATATTTATGCATACGCCCCGAACCCTGTCGGTTGGATAGGTCCGCTCGGGCTATCTGGCAATTCGGCACAGAGAAGAACATCCCGTCGTGTTGCAGAAAAGAATGA
- the glp gene encoding gephyrin-like molybdotransferase Glp, producing the protein MLSVREALDRLLAAARAVDGSQTVPTLEANGRVLAEDQRATLNVPSADNTSMDGYAVRALDCASGSASLRVTQRIPAGSVGQPLEPGSAARIFTGALVPPGADAVVMQEQCEALGDTVIVRHAPKPGEWIRRSGEDVTAGAVVLPAGTRLRSQELGLASACGLARLPVRRRVRVAVFFTGDELAMPGEALKPGGVYNSNRFTLRALLENFGCAVTDFGIVPDSLDATRATLHQAAQEHDLIITSGGVSVGEEDHIKPAVEAQGRLDMWQIAVKPGKPLAFGEVWRDGGDTAFFIGLPGNPVSSFITFLLFVRPFLLRLQGVTGSVEPRGYAVRADFALPKADRRNEFLRVRLNAAGGLDLFPNQSSGVLTSTVRGDGLVDNPPGQAIAAGDIVRFIPFAELQH; encoded by the coding sequence ATGCTCTCCGTGCGCGAAGCGCTCGACCGCCTGCTTGCCGCCGCGCGCGCGGTCGATGGCAGCCAGACCGTGCCCACGCTCGAGGCCAACGGCCGCGTGCTGGCCGAAGACCAGCGCGCGACCCTGAACGTACCATCGGCCGACAATACCTCGATGGATGGCTACGCGGTACGCGCGCTTGACTGCGCCAGCGGCAGCGCAAGCTTGCGCGTGACCCAGCGTATTCCGGCCGGCAGCGTTGGCCAGCCGCTCGAACCGGGCAGCGCCGCGCGCATCTTCACCGGCGCCCTGGTGCCGCCCGGCGCCGATGCCGTCGTGATGCAGGAGCAGTGCGAAGCGCTGGGCGACACGGTGATCGTGCGCCATGCGCCCAAGCCGGGCGAATGGATACGCCGCAGCGGTGAGGACGTGACCGCCGGTGCCGTCGTTCTGCCGGCCGGCACGCGCCTGCGCAGCCAGGAACTGGGGCTGGCAAGCGCCTGCGGGCTGGCCCGGCTGCCGGTGCGGCGCCGGGTGCGCGTTGCGGTCTTCTTTACCGGCGACGAACTGGCGATGCCGGGCGAGGCGCTCAAGCCGGGCGGGGTGTACAACTCGAACCGCTTTACGCTGCGCGCACTGCTGGAAAACTTCGGCTGCGCGGTCACCGATTTCGGCATCGTGCCCGATTCGCTGGACGCGACGCGCGCGACCTTGCACCAGGCCGCGCAGGAGCACGACCTGATCATCACCTCGGGCGGCGTGTCGGTGGGCGAGGAAGACCACATCAAGCCGGCGGTCGAGGCGCAAGGGCGGCTGGACATGTGGCAGATCGCCGTCAAGCCCGGCAAGCCGCTGGCGTTTGGCGAGGTGTGGCGCGACGGCGGGGATACGGCGTTTTTCATCGGCTTGCCGGGCAACCCGGTATCGAGCTTTATCACTTTCTTGCTGTTCGTGCGGCCCTTCTTGCTGCGCCTGCAGGGCGTCACAGGTTCGGTCGAGCCGCGCGGCTATGCGGTGCGCGCCGACTTTGCGCTGCCCAAGGCCGACCGCCGCAACGAATTCTTGCGCGTGCGCCTGAACGCGGCAGGGGGCCTGGACCTGTTTCCGAACCAGAGCTCGGGTGTGCTGACCTCGACCGTGCGGGGCGATGGCCTGGTGGACAATCCGCCCGGCCAGGCGATCGCCGCGGGCGACATTGTGCGCTTCATCCCGTTTGCCGAACTACAGCACTAG
- the thrC gene encoding threonine synthase: protein MQYVSTRATSASAERNPQQFSDILLAGLAPDGGLYLPEEYPQVTAAELDAWRALSYADLAYEILRKFATDIPDADLRALTAKTYTAQVYCNARADESTAQITPLRVLEDGPQGKLILQALSNGPTLAFKDMAMQLLGNLFEYALARNDDALNIFGATSGDTGSAAEYAMRGKRGVRVFMLSPHGKMSAFQSAQMFSLQDPNIFNIAVEGVFDDCQDMVKAVSNDLEFKARHKIGTVNSINWARVVAQVVYYFRGYLAATTASDQKVSFTVPSGNFGNICAGHIARMMGLPIDRLVAATNENDVLDEFFRTGRYRVRKAAETFHTSSPSMDISKASNFERFVYDLVGRDPARTHALMHKVEQEGGFDLSGQPGSDGDEWKRCGQYGFASGKSTHADRLDTIREVNDDYGITIDTHTADGIKVARAHLKPGVPMIVLETALAAKFNETILDALGTDAERPAGFENIEALPQRFVVMPVDVERIKSYIAQHTGL from the coding sequence ATGCAATATGTGTCCACCCGCGCGACCAGCGCTTCCGCAGAACGCAATCCCCAGCAGTTTTCCGACATCCTGCTTGCGGGCCTGGCCCCGGATGGTGGGCTGTATTTGCCTGAGGAGTACCCGCAGGTCACCGCCGCCGAACTCGACGCATGGCGCGCGCTGTCCTATGCCGATCTGGCCTACGAGATCCTGCGCAAGTTTGCCACCGATATTCCCGACGCCGACCTGCGCGCGCTGACCGCCAAGACCTACACCGCGCAGGTGTATTGCAACGCGCGCGCGGATGAATCCACCGCCCAGATCACGCCGCTGCGGGTGCTGGAAGATGGCCCGCAGGGCAAGCTGATCCTGCAGGCGCTGTCGAACGGACCGACCCTGGCCTTCAAGGACATGGCGATGCAACTGCTCGGCAACCTGTTCGAGTATGCGCTGGCCAGGAACGACGATGCGCTCAACATCTTCGGCGCCACCTCGGGCGACACCGGCAGCGCCGCCGAATACGCGATGCGCGGCAAGCGCGGCGTGCGCGTGTTCATGCTCTCGCCACACGGAAAGATGAGCGCCTTCCAGAGCGCCCAGATGTTCAGCCTGCAAGACCCGAATATCTTCAACATCGCCGTCGAAGGCGTGTTCGACGATTGCCAGGACATGGTCAAGGCGGTTTCGAACGACCTGGAATTCAAGGCGCGCCACAAGATCGGCACCGTCAATTCGATCAACTGGGCACGGGTGGTGGCGCAAGTGGTGTATTACTTCCGCGGCTACCTGGCGGCCACCACCGCCAGCGACCAGAAAGTCTCGTTCACGGTCCCGTCGGGCAATTTTGGCAATATCTGCGCCGGCCACATCGCGCGCATGATGGGCCTGCCGATCGACCGGCTGGTGGCCGCCACCAACGAGAACGACGTGCTCGACGAATTCTTCCGCACCGGCCGCTATCGGGTGCGCAAGGCCGCCGAAACCTTTCATACCAGCAGCCCGTCGATGGATATCTCGAAAGCCTCCAACTTCGAGCGCTTCGTCTACGACCTGGTGGGGCGCGACCCCGCGCGCACCCACGCGCTGATGCACAAGGTCGAGCAGGAAGGGGGCTTCGACCTGTCGGGCCAGCCGGGCAGCGATGGCGACGAATGGAAGCGATGCGGCCAGTACGGTTTCGCCTCGGGCAAATCGACCCATGCCGACCGCCTCGATACCATCCGCGAGGTCAATGACGATTACGGCATCACCATCGACACCCATACCGCCGACGGCATCAAGGTCGCGCGCGCGCACCTGAAGCCTGGCGTGCCGATGATCGTGCTCGAAACCGCGCTGGCGGCCAAGTTCAACGAGACCATCCTGGACGCGCTGGGTACCGACGCCGAACGACCGGCTGGCTTCGAGAATATCGAAGCACTGCCGCAACGGTTTGTCGTGATGCCCGTCGACGTCGAGCGCATCAAGTCGTACATCGCCCAGCACACGGGGCTGTGA
- a CDS encoding helix-turn-helix transcriptional regulator has translation MNNNIRALRAERGWSQAELAELLQVSRQSVNAIETGRYDPSLPLAFSIARLFGQPIESIFSPDPESS, from the coding sequence ATGAACAACAATATAAGGGCGCTACGGGCCGAGCGCGGCTGGAGCCAGGCCGAACTGGCCGAACTGCTCCAGGTCTCGCGCCAGAGTGTCAACGCGATCGAGACCGGGCGCTACGATCCGAGCCTGCCGCTCGCCTTTTCCATCGCCCGCCTGTTCGGCCAGCCGATCGAATCGATCTTCAGCCCCGACCCGGAGTCTTCATGA
- a CDS encoding TIGR03862 family flavoprotein, giving the protein MPESRQNLHRVAVIGAGPAGLMAAETLAAGGVQVDVYDAMASSGRKFLLAGKGGMNITHSEPLPAFRARYGARQAEVARWLEGFDPQAVRAWIHALGVDTFVGSSGRVFPTEMKAAPLLRAWLQRLRGAGVRFHTRHRWLGWQDGRLRLATPDGDLLVDADATLLALGGASWARLGSDGAWAPLLQERGVEVAPLLPANCGFDVDWSAHFSARHAGAPLTTVAIAWRNREGVIERRQGQFVVTQSGIEGSLVYAISALLRDQIIEHGSTTIWLDLLPDLDAARVAAQVQHPRGSRSLASHLQSRLGIKGVKAGLLHECLSRQDYADPARLAAALKALPLVLRRPRPIDEAISSAGGVRFEAMEEGSAMLRALPGVFVAGEMVDWEAPTGGYLLTACFGSGRAAARELLDWLERA; this is encoded by the coding sequence ATGCCCGAGTCCCGCCAGAACCTTCACCGCGTCGCCGTCATCGGCGCCGGCCCTGCCGGCCTGATGGCGGCCGAGACGCTGGCGGCCGGCGGCGTGCAGGTAGACGTGTACGACGCCATGGCCTCGAGCGGCCGCAAGTTTCTGCTGGCCGGGAAGGGCGGCATGAACATCACCCATTCCGAGCCCTTGCCGGCCTTTCGCGCTCGCTACGGCGCGCGCCAGGCCGAGGTTGCGCGCTGGCTGGAGGGTTTCGACCCGCAGGCCGTGCGCGCATGGATCCACGCACTGGGTGTCGATACCTTCGTGGGCAGCTCGGGCCGGGTGTTCCCGACCGAGATGAAAGCCGCCCCCTTGCTGCGTGCCTGGCTGCAGCGCCTGCGCGGGGCCGGCGTGCGCTTTCACACGCGGCACCGCTGGCTGGGCTGGCAGGATGGGCGCCTGCGCCTGGCCACGCCCGATGGCGACCTGTTGGTCGATGCCGACGCTACCCTGCTGGCCCTGGGCGGCGCGAGCTGGGCCCGGCTTGGGTCGGATGGCGCCTGGGCGCCGCTGCTGCAAGAGCGCGGGGTCGAGGTCGCCCCGCTGCTGCCGGCGAACTGCGGCTTCGATGTCGACTGGAGCGCGCATTTCAGCGCCCGGCATGCCGGCGCGCCGCTCACCACCGTGGCCATCGCCTGGCGCAACCGCGAGGGCGTCATCGAGCGCCGCCAGGGCCAGTTCGTGGTGACCCAATCGGGTATCGAGGGCAGCCTGGTGTATGCGATCTCGGCGCTGCTGCGCGACCAGATTATCGAGCACGGCAGCACCACCATCTGGCTCGACCTCTTGCCCGACCTGGACGCCGCCCGGGTGGCGGCCCAGGTGCAGCATCCGCGCGGTTCGCGCTCGCTGGCGAGCCATCTGCAAAGCCGGCTCGGGATCAAGGGTGTCAAGGCCGGCCTGCTGCACGAATGCCTGTCCAGACAGGACTACGCCGATCCGGCCCGGCTGGCGGCGGCGCTCAAGGCGCTACCGCTGGTGCTGCGCCGACCACGCCCGATCGACGAGGCGATCAGCAGTGCCGGCGGGGTGCGCTTTGAAGCGATGGAAGAGGGCAGCGCGATGCTGCGCGCACTACCCGGGGTGTTCGTGGCCGGCGAGATGGTCGACTGGGAGGCGCCCACTGGCGGCTACCTGCTCACCGCCTGCTTCGGCAGCGGCCGCGCCGCCGCCCGCGAGCTGCTCGACTGGCTGGAGCGTGCCTAG
- the dctP gene encoding TRAP transporter substrate-binding protein DctP: MSRRAVLGAIATTPLWMQSAWAQPNNLKISHQFPGGSIAQGDFRDRLCRMFAADVERRTRGGLKFSIYPGSSLMGPNAQFPALRSGALDMALVPLSYAGSELPEANIGLMPGLVTSYGQGFAWKNAPVGRELTRILNEQGLVVVSWIWQAGGVASRGKPILHPEDVAGLKVRGGSHEMDRLLLDAGASVVNMPSNDIQAALRAGTLDAALTSSTSLISFRLQEAARSLTTARGGAYWFMFEPLMMSRSVFERLSRQQQAAVMAVGADLEAFALKAARADDAAVASVFQATGAQVVDMNAQALRKWQSIARANAWREFGERNANCARLLELAEQSIALT; encoded by the coding sequence ATGTCCCGTAGGGCGGTGCTGGGCGCAATCGCGACCACGCCGTTATGGATGCAGTCCGCATGGGCGCAGCCAAACAATCTGAAAATTTCGCACCAGTTCCCGGGCGGCAGCATCGCCCAGGGCGATTTCCGCGACCGCCTGTGCCGCATGTTCGCGGCCGACGTCGAGCGCCGCACCCGCGGCGGCCTGAAATTCTCGATCTATCCCGGCTCCAGCCTGATGGGTCCGAACGCCCAGTTTCCGGCGCTGCGCAGCGGCGCCCTGGACATGGCGCTGGTGCCACTGTCGTATGCCGGCAGCGAACTGCCTGAAGCGAACATCGGCCTGATGCCCGGCCTGGTCACATCGTACGGACAGGGTTTCGCCTGGAAGAACGCCCCGGTCGGGCGCGAGCTGACCCGTATCCTGAACGAACAGGGCCTGGTGGTGGTGAGCTGGATCTGGCAGGCCGGCGGCGTCGCCTCGCGCGGCAAGCCAATCCTGCACCCGGAAGACGTGGCCGGCCTCAAGGTGCGCGGCGGTTCGCACGAAATGGACCGCCTGCTGCTCGATGCCGGTGCCAGCGTGGTCAACATGCCATCCAACGACATCCAGGCCGCGCTGCGCGCCGGCACGCTCGACGCGGCGCTTACCTCGTCGACCTCGCTGATCTCGTTCCGCTTGCAGGAAGCGGCGCGCTCGCTGACCACCGCGCGCGGCGGCGCCTACTGGTTCATGTTCGAGCCGCTCATGATGTCGCGCAGCGTGTTCGAGCGCCTGAGCCGGCAGCAGCAGGCGGCGGTGATGGCGGTGGGGGCCGACCTCGAAGCCTTTGCACTAAAAGCGGCGCGCGCCGATGACGCCGCGGTGGCATCGGTATTCCAGGCAACCGGCGCCCAGGTGGTCGACATGAATGCCCAAGCGCTGCGCAAATGGCAGTCGATCGCGCGCGCCAATGCCTGGCGCGAGTTCGGCGAACGTAACGCCAATTGCGCCAGGCTGCTCGAACTGGCCGAGCAGTCGATCGCGCTGACCTGA
- a CDS encoding L-serine ammonia-lyase, producing MDMSVFDLFKIGIGPSSSHTVGPMVAARRFLLECGPLDAAVGVEAHLYGSLALTGVGHATDKAVILGLMGETPQDIDPDSVEDKLAEAELDGVIRLLGAKEVPFTQKANLVWHKASTLPEHPNGMRFVLQLADGSLIERIYYSVGGGFITAAGESQARAEQPPKADIPYPFATMEQLLALGQQHGLAIPHMLRANELARMSEAELDAGLDRIWAVMRDCIAHGLVTEGQLPGGLNVKRRAAKLWKAAHCDLGNRINELPHDSTHQVTLYAMAVNEENAAGGRVVTAPTNGAAGIIPAVVRYYAEDCCPSDAAAGIRVFLLTAAAIGMLCKKNASISGAEVGCQGEVGVACAMAAAGLVAALGGSNERIENAAEIGIEHHLGMTCDPIGGLVQIPCIERNGMGAIKAITAASLALKGDGTHFVSLDNVIETMRQTGADMQVKYKETSLGGLAVHVITVNHAAC from the coding sequence ATGGACATGAGTGTATTTGATCTGTTCAAGATCGGGATTGGCCCGTCGAGCTCCCATACGGTGGGCCCGATGGTGGCGGCGCGCCGCTTTTTGCTCGAATGCGGTCCGCTCGATGCGGCGGTCGGCGTCGAAGCACACCTGTACGGTTCACTCGCGCTGACCGGCGTCGGCCACGCGACCGACAAGGCGGTGATCCTGGGCCTGATGGGCGAGACACCGCAGGACATCGATCCGGATTCGGTCGAGGACAAGCTGGCCGAGGCCGAACTCGACGGCGTGATCCGGCTGCTCGGCGCGAAAGAGGTGCCGTTCACCCAGAAAGCCAACCTGGTCTGGCACAAGGCCTCGACCCTGCCCGAGCACCCGAACGGCATGCGCTTCGTGCTGCAGCTGGCCGATGGCAGCCTGATCGAACGAATCTATTATTCGGTTGGCGGCGGCTTCATTACCGCGGCCGGCGAAAGCCAGGCGCGCGCGGAGCAGCCGCCGAAGGCCGACATTCCCTATCCGTTTGCGACCATGGAGCAGCTGTTGGCGCTGGGCCAGCAGCACGGCCTGGCGATCCCGCACATGCTGCGCGCAAACGAACTGGCGCGCATGAGCGAAGCCGAGCTCGATGCGGGCCTGGACCGGATCTGGGCCGTGATGCGCGACTGTATCGCCCACGGCCTGGTGACCGAAGGCCAGCTGCCTGGCGGCCTGAACGTCAAGCGGCGCGCGGCCAAGCTGTGGAAGGCGGCGCATTGCGACCTGGGTAACCGCATCAACGAATTGCCGCACGATTCGACCCACCAGGTGACGCTGTACGCGATGGCCGTCAACGAAGAAAACGCCGCCGGCGGCCGGGTCGTCACCGCGCCCACCAACGGCGCGGCCGGCATCATTCCGGCGGTGGTGCGGTATTACGCCGAAGACTGCTGCCCGAGCGACGCGGCGGCCGGCATCCGCGTGTTCTTGCTGACCGCCGCCGCGATCGGCATGCTGTGCAAGAAGAATGCCTCGATCTCGGGCGCCGAAGTGGGCTGCCAGGGCGAAGTCGGCGTCGCGTGCGCGATGGCCGCGGCCGGCCTGGTGGCGGCGCTGGGCGGCTCCAACGAACGCATCGAGAATGCGGCCGAAATCGGTATCGAGCACCACCTCGGCATGACCTGCGACCCGATCGGCGGGCTGGTGCAGATCCCCTGCATCGAGCGCAACGGCATGGGCGCGATCAAGGCGATCACCGCCGCCTCGCTGGCCCTGAAAGGCGACGGCACCCACTTCGTCAGCCTGGACAACGTGATCGAGACCATGCGCCAGACCGGGGCCGACATGCAGGTGAAATACAAGGAAACCTCGTTGGGCGGGCTGGCGGTGCATGTCATCACCGTCAACCACGCCGCCTGCTAG
- a CDS encoding lysophospholipase, giving the protein MTRFRTPVGLALLLAFALSAHAGPLKDHQGRWLGDMAIPNGPTLKIGAEFHTRADGSLWASIASPDQGAYDQPVSRIREDGDTVELDLDVATLTLTWADDHFNGVFSQGDGVFAFALHRVAQFPRKLRAQTPTRPFPYDEQELAFTSADGTVLSATLSTPRASTRANLAVLVTGTGPATRDSEMAGHQHFAVMADYLARQGIAVLRYDKRGNGRSTGNYAGLTTAQLVDDLAAIMGAMQARAQFNRVGIVGLSEGPGIAAAVAARQPDAVDFIVSLAGVGMSGHGLLLLQDRIHARDNGASPAEVRQLMKYVRTWYQTIVAHPEPQPRVAALKALVARLPAKDRALIKKYRMDVGSLSLSEAEKPHLRTAMLSNTQADWRKVAVPVLALNGSLDHQVPARENLAGIIGALRAGGNRQVESAVLPSLNHLFQTAKTGNTDEYDRIEETIAPIALARIAAFVKKQD; this is encoded by the coding sequence ATGACACGATTCCGCACCCCAGTTGGCCTGGCCCTGCTGCTTGCCTTCGCCTTGAGCGCCCACGCCGGCCCCCTCAAGGACCACCAGGGCCGCTGGCTCGGCGACATGGCCATTCCTAACGGCCCGACCCTGAAGATCGGCGCCGAATTTCATACCCGCGCTGACGGCTCGCTGTGGGCCAGCATCGCCAGTCCTGACCAGGGCGCCTACGACCAGCCGGTGTCGCGCATCAGGGAAGACGGCGACACGGTCGAACTCGACCTGGACGTCGCCACCTTGACACTGACCTGGGCCGACGACCACTTCAATGGCGTGTTTTCGCAGGGCGACGGCGTGTTCGCCTTTGCGCTACACCGGGTCGCGCAATTTCCGCGCAAGCTGCGGGCGCAAACCCCGACCCGGCCTTTCCCCTACGACGAACAGGAACTGGCATTCACGAGCGCGGATGGCACGGTGCTCAGCGCTACCTTGAGCACGCCCCGTGCCAGCACGCGTGCGAACCTGGCGGTGCTGGTCACCGGCACCGGGCCGGCGACGCGCGACAGCGAAATGGCCGGGCACCAGCACTTTGCGGTGATGGCCGACTACCTGGCGCGCCAGGGCATTGCCGTGCTGCGCTACGATAAGCGCGGCAACGGTCGCTCGACCGGCAACTATGCCGGACTGACCACGGCCCAGCTGGTGGACGACCTCGCGGCGATCATGGGGGCGATGCAGGCACGCGCGCAATTCAATCGTGTCGGCATCGTCGGCCTGAGCGAAGGCCCCGGCATTGCCGCGGCGGTGGCGGCGCGCCAGCCGGACGCGGTGGATTTCATCGTCTCGCTCGCTGGAGTAGGCATGTCTGGTCACGGGTTGCTCCTGCTGCAGGACCGCATTCACGCCAGGGACAATGGCGCGTCGCCGGCCGAGGTGCGGCAGCTGATGAAGTATGTGCGCACCTGGTACCAAACGATTGTCGCGCATCCCGAGCCGCAACCGCGCGTGGCAGCGCTCAAGGCCCTGGTCGCGCGTCTGCCAGCCAAGGACCGGGCACTGATAAAGAAGTACCGGATGGATGTCGGCTCGCTGTCGCTGTCCGAGGCCGAAAAGCCGCATCTGCGCACCGCCATGCTGAGCAATACGCAAGCCGACTGGCGCAAGGTTGCCGTACCGGTATTGGCGCTCAATGGCAGCCTCGACCACCAGGTGCCGGCCAGGGAAAACCTGGCCGGCATCATCGGCGCATTGCGGGCCGGCGGCAATCGCCAGGTGGAGTCGGCGGTGCTGCCCTCGCTGAACCACCTGTTCCAGACGGCCAAGACGGGCAATACGGACGAATACGACCGGATCGAGGAAACGATCGCCCCGATCGCGCTGGCGCGGATCGCGGCCTTTGTCAAGAAGCAGGACTAG
- a CDS encoding IS3 family transposase, producing MRSTPRARQDAVLKVAIQAEHRQSRDSYGTQRVQPELREHGFIAGRDRIARLRREMGLRCRQLREIVASTNSHHSLPIAENLLEQRTECAEPRVGHRHYVHVAGSTGVAPGGLSIHREGLTGSPCCTENHRLLVGNFYTIVLSKNFASNLGIGIVVMSGVQTFSAQARGPNPSFNFVIDVADTFYYDGVSSLLMDIKLNSGNIATSLDAVYSTTSGLGRVFGGINSQNGFSDQPGLVTAFEVEGTKVPEPATLALFGIALPGIASTRRKGKSTL from the coding sequence ATGCGGTCTACCCCGCGAGCCCGGCAGGATGCGGTGCTGAAGGTGGCTATCCAGGCCGAGCACCGGCAGAGCCGCGACTCCTACGGCACGCAGCGTGTACAACCCGAACTGCGGGAGCATGGCTTCATCGCGGGCCGAGACCGGATCGCACGCTTGCGGCGTGAAATGGGCTTGCGCTGCCGGCAGCTGCGCGAGATCGTCGCCTCGACGAACTCGCACCATAGCCTGCCAATTGCCGAAAACCTGCTCGAGCAGCGAACCGAGTGCGCCGAGCCACGCGTGGGGCACAGACATTACGTACATGTTGCCGGTAGTACAGGAGTTGCGCCTGGCGGCTTGAGCATTCACCGGGAAGGACTCACAGGCAGTCCATGTTGCACCGAGAATCATCGCCTTCTTGTCGGAAATTTTTACACGATTGTTCTGAGCAAAAACTTTGCATCCAACCTCGGCATTGGCATCGTTGTGATGAGCGGCGTGCAGACGTTTTCTGCTCAAGCGCGGGGCCCTAATCCGAGCTTCAATTTCGTTATCGATGTTGCCGACACGTTTTACTATGATGGTGTGAGCAGCTTGCTGATGGACATTAAACTCAATAGCGGCAATATCGCTACGTCTCTTGATGCAGTCTACTCGACTACTTCCGGCCTTGGCCGCGTATTTGGTGGTATCAATAGCCAAAACGGTTTCAGCGATCAACCGGGCCTTGTTACCGCTTTCGAAGTAGAAGGCACCAAGGTCCCGGAGCCGGCGACACTGGCCTTGTTCGGGATTGCACTGCCAGGTATCGCGTCGACGCGCCGCAAGGGCAAGTCCACACTGTAA